CTTCGGGAAGTCCCAGTCCCTCGTGGAACAGGCGCAGCAGGAACATTCGGTAGAACTGCTGATAGCGCCCCTCGCCTGCCTGGGACTGCACCAGGCGGAGGCGATTGCGAAGATAATCTATGTCGCCGTCCAGGAAGCCCTGCTTCTGGATGAAATATACGAACATCATCCGGTTGAGCATTAGCGAGGCGTACCACTCGCGGTCGCCCTGCGTGGTTACGCCTTCGATGAAAGATTGAAACGCGGTCAGCTCGCCTCTGAAACGGTCATAGAAGCGCCTGGTTACACGCTCTATATCCATTGCGCGACGCACCCGGGAAGCGACCTCGGTTATACCAATGCCTTGCAGTTCTTGTTCCAGTGAGACCGCTATCGGCTGAATGCGCTGAAGTAGGGCACTTCCGCTCTGTCCTGTCTGATACCGCATCTCGCGACATGCTGCGGGCTTGCCGGTCTCACGCTTGACCCACTGCCATATCTGTGACGCGCGAGATTCATCAACGAAGATTATCAGGTGCTCGAAGGCACGCCGAGCTACCTGATGCTCTATCTTGCGTCGTATCGGGTATGGAGGAATTGCGCCGTCAGCGCCCGGAGCGCAGACGAAAACCGCGAAGCCCGCCTTCTCAGCCACAGGTTCAAGTCCAAAGGTGAAGTCGTCGATTGTGATCCGGAGGGGATTGCCAGGGTAGTGATCCCAGCCCAAGCCGGACACGAAAAGACCATTGAAGTCGAAGGCTTGCAGGTATGGCCGTAGTTGTGCGATTTCAGTCGTCATCAGCGTCTCCCGTAGTTTCCTGGAACAGGCCCATCGAGCAGATTATGCGGGGTTCGGCAACCTGCGCGTTCTCCTCAATTATGCAGAGCATATTCTCGTCGCGCAGCGTCCTCACCAATTCCGCAAGCGTGGAGTCGTCAACACCGGCCTGCAACTGCCGGTTCAGGCTGTCCGTCGCCGTCTGTCGAAGCGGATAGCGGTATATGTCGTTGAGAGCGCGATCAAGCGGTTCCGCGAAGAATGTGCCCTGAATGTCAGTCAGGTGTTCTCGGAGACGAGTATAGACTCGGTATCGCGCGCCTCTCCGAGGCCCCAGCTGCCCGCCTATTCGCCGCGCTTCGTTCGCCAGATGTTTGACTCCTCTTTCGACGAGGTTATGGTGGCTATCGCGGTGTTCAAATGCCGGCGTGTCTGGTTCACACTCCGCGACAGACAGGATTTCGAGCTGCGACTCGGTTATGCTCTCTCCATCGGCATTGATATAGGCGAGAGCGTCGTTACCGTCCCCTGTTCGGACGAATACCAGAACGCCTTCAGGATGGCGCTCGTCAGCAGTATGGTGCCGTGACGAAAATACGACATTCGGCATCTTGGCGATGTATTCTTCGAGCGAGGGATCTTCGGTAATCGCGTTCTTCCATATCTGGTAGGCATGGGATGCGAGGTCAACTTCGCTGTCGAGTTCGCCCTCGTCGTCTAAAATGCCAGATCGTTCGTTGTACAGGTCCCGTACCTTGTCGCCGTCATCGGGTTTGTCACCCTCGAAGAACACCTCATCAGTACCCACGACCTCGGCATTTTCTGCCAGTCTTCTTTGGACGCGACCGCGCAGGTCAATGATGCGCTCAACTCCATCGGCTGGAAGGAACGAGTGGCACAGTATCTCTTCGGACTTCTGCCCGATGCGATCCACGCGACCAGCTCTCTGTATAAGGCGAATAATCGCCCATGGCAGGTCATAGTTGACGACTACGGAGCAGTCTTGGAGGTTCTGACCTTCACTGAGCATGTCGGTGGCTATGAGAACTCGAAGGTCGTTAGGCGAAGCATTCTTTTCGTTGCTGACGGGGCTGAAGCGGTGTACTAAGGCGGTAGGGTTGTTGGTATCGCCTGTGGCGCACGCCATGTCTTTCAAGCCTCGCGCCTCCAAGTGTTCACCGAGATACGACACGGTATCCGCGAATTGGGAGAAAACGAGAACCTTCTTGTCTGCGTAAGTCTCGGTGAGCAACTTCTGCAATGCCTCTAACTTGGCGTCAGCTTCCGGGTCCCACTTACCATGCGACTGGAGTAGCGAAAGTAGCTGGCCTGTGTCGTGCTCCAAATTCTCTCGCAGAGACGAGTGGAACAGTGAAGGGCGCAACCAATTAAAGCGGTTTCGGTAACGACTTGTATATTCGCCGTATACCGCGGCGGCGCGGGCGCGGAAGCCGTCCACCGTCCAACTATCGGTGTTCGTTTCTTCCACCTGGCCCTCTTCGTCTGTGTCTTCATCCGGGTCATCCAGGATTGAGTCCATGTCCGTGAACCGTGTGTCCAGAAGCGTTGCGTCCTGCGTGCCTATTGGCAAGGGGAGATCGTTATCGAGAGCGTGCAGGTACACGAAATCACGCAATATGTGTCGTTCAACGGACTGAATGAACGACGCACCACTGCTCTCCAATCTCTTGAATAGATTGGTTCGACAGAAGCCCATAAGTCGTTTGCCAGCGCGGGACAGATTTTCAATCTGTCTAGTGTCCGCAGCACCCCAGGAACTCTCCGTCGCTTCGTCCACGTATTGCCCTAAGCCGTAGCGTGCCAATCTCAGCTCATTGATTCTGTCAACTACTCCCTTGCTGTAAAGCCTTGCATATTGGTCACTAGAGCGGGAGCCGTCAATTTCAAAGGGGACCGTTACGGGCCTACGCACAGGGAAGTAGGACTTTTCGCCATTCTCGTATGTGAGGTACGATCGGCCATTGTCGGGATCGATGTCCGCATAGTTTTTCTGAATGAAACTGCGAGTTCTTCTTACCATGTACAGGCGCATCAGGTCTCGCCAGTCGTCAGGGTATTCGCTGAAATCAAATGCCGACAGCGAGCGAATTGGTGACTGGTGTAACGCGTTGAATTCAACTTCTCCGCCCATTTTCCGTATGAGGCGCTCTGGTCGAATTCCGATGTCTTCCTCATCGTCCACGAACAGCCTCAACTGATTGGACAGGTCATGGTATGTCTTGTTATAGGGTGTTGCGGACAGCAGAATGCACTTGCTGTCGTTTGCGCGAATGTAGTCTTGAATTGCGCCGTATCGCTTTCGCTCTCTGTTGCGAAGGTTATGGCTCTCGTCGATGATTACCAGGCGGTATCGGCGCATTTCCGGGAGCTGTCCGATTGCCTGGCTGATGGACATAACATTTGCGCGCAGGCGGTACTCGTATGCGTAGTCTTGCCACATCGAGACCAGATTCTTCGGACAGATGATTAGCGTCTCCAAGCCGAAGTCGTCCTCGAATATACGGGCAAGCGCCGTCGCCATTAAGGTCTTGCCCAACCCGACGACATCGCCAATGAGCACGCCGTTACGCCTGTGTAGATGATGCGCGGCTATCTTCACCGCCGCCGTCTGGAAGTCGAACAACCTATCCCCGAAGTCGCTCGGGATGTTGAATTCAGAAAGACCCGCCCGCGCCTCTTGCGACATGTGGTATGCCATCTTGAGGTAGATGTGATAAGGCGGTATCAACTCGACCCGGGCCCAACTGTCCTCGATAATCTGTGCAAGTTCGTCCGTTATGTCGATGCAGAAGCTGTCGTTCCACCTGTCCTCAAACCAGCGATTGAGCTTGTTGCAGGCATCTTGGTCGAGCACATCCACATTCAGCTCACCCTGCCCGGACAGACCTGCGAAAGTGAGGTTGCTGCTACCCAGATAGCCGACCATTGAGGTTATGGGGTCGGGACGATGGAACAGGTACAGCTTCGCGTGCAAGGAATGTCTGAGAAAGAGCTTTACGACCACCTTCTTCGCTCGAAGCTGTGCGGCGAGTCTCTTCAGGGCTTGTTCGTCGTCATTGGTAGGGACACCTGTGACGAGCTGCTCTTTGAACTCTTCAGCGACTTGCCTCTTTAGTTGTGCGGCACCGGCGGTGTCCACTGTTTGGCTGCCCGCCAATGACAGCGATTCACGAAGCTGGTCAAAAGGTATCTTCTGCATCCCGACAAGAACCCTACACTGCTGCGTCTGCCCGTCCCATTCGTCGATCTGAGATTCGATATGTTTCCAGCCTCGTAGATTGAAGTATCCCACGCAAAAGTCCGCGCTACTGGATACGTCCAACGTCGTCTGAATAGCCTTCAGCAGCCGGGAATCGGGCGTTAGATTATCGAAAATATCGGGCATTTCCTTCTCACTCGTTCGGGTTATAGGTGGGACGACACTTACGCGCTGATTATATCATCACGCCTACCCTAGAGCTTTGGTGCCGAGTGTCTGCGCTACAATATGTGTGTCGTCACCCGAACGGTACTTCGCAGCCCAACGCATCATGAAACTGATGCGAATACGCAGAGGCCTATATGAAACAATGGAATCCGCACGGTTGGGAAAGGTTGTCAGGTTGCAACCCTGAAGTTGTCAAGGCACGAAATGACATCCTTCAGCGCCTTGATAGAGTTCCTGAACCAGTTAGAATCAATTGGTGTGGTCGGCTGACGAGTAAGCTGGACCTCTTACATTTCGCCATCCGACTAGAAATTCAGTTGTACGACTTCTTTTTGGGGCGTGGTAGAGACGTCGCAATAGGACCGGCAATACCGGTCTAACAGCTTAGTTGCCGAGAACGTTACTCGGTTGAGGAATCTGTCCCTTAATGCCTTTATCGAGTGCGAATTCAAAGGAATGAAGTAATGCCCTTACCAGGTGGAGCCAGTTCCAAGTTTGGTTTGGAATACGAACTCGTGTGGACAGTAAACTGCATGCTACGTGTCATGCAGGATGACGCTTTGTCCATCCGATTGGAGCCGCCTGGCGAAGAGGGCCAGGGTGTCGAATTCGCAATTGAGACGAACTATGGCGTTGATTATCACCAAGTCAAGCGCCAATTAGGGGGAGTTGGTCATTGGTCGCTCGCTTCTCTGACAAACGAAGGAGTGTTGCAACAGTTCTACCAAAAACTGGACGATCCGTCTGCAACTTGCCGATTTATATCCACGCATACGGCTCATCCACTAGATGAACTTGCGGATAGGGCGAGACAATCCGTGAATTATGCAAGTTTCAGAATCCACTTCTTGGCCTCCGATCAGTGGGCCAACCAATTCGACACTTTGCACAGTCGATGGGGAGCGTCGGGCAAGGAAGACACTTATCAGCGCCTAAAGCGTGTCTTTGTCCATACAATTGACGAGTATGACCTGCGCGAATTAGCTAAGAGCAAGATCGAAGCTCATGTAAGCGGAAATTCTGACAATGTGTTGGATGTCCTATCCCAATTCGCCCTTACGCAAACTCACCAGAACCTTACTCCTGATGCAATTTGGACGCACTTGCATTCACGCGACTTCGGCAGACGCGTTCTAGGTCAAGATGTTGCGGACGTGATGAAAGAGTTGAATGAAACTTATTTGGCAGGAATACAGCCGGTAAGTATTGGTGGCCAGACGGTACAGCGTTCCGAAGTTCCTCAGATACTCACTATGTTCGGTAGTGAAGAATCGAACAACATCGTACTGCTCACAGGGAGAGCGGGAGTCGGAAAGAGTTCGGTCATCGCTCAAGTCCTTGATAAAATGAACAACAGAGGCGAATCCGTTTTATCTATCCGACTTGACCGCCTAGAGGCGTCTGCAACGCCACGCGAGTTGGGGCAGGCGCTTGGATTGCCAGAGTCGCCTGTAAGTGTCCTTGCGAATGTCGCAGCAGGACACAATTGTCTGCTTATAGTCGACCAGCTTGATGCCGTCAGTTTGGCGTCCGGACGCAACTCTGACTTCTTCGATTGCATCAACGCGATGCTTCGTGAGGCGAAGCGTCATCCGAATGTATGGGTTCTTGTAGCCTGCCGCAAATTCGATGTAGACAACGACCCCAGAATTCGGGATCTCATAACCGCAGGCGGCATAGCACAAGAAGCACCACTGGCTGAATTCGACGAGTTGACCGTCAGAGAAGTCGTTGCGAAACTAGGCATCGAACCCGGCAGACTAAGCTCCAAGCAAATTGAACTACTATCATTGCCTGTTCATCTCAGGTTATTGGCAGAAGTGTCGTCCGGAGAAAGCAGCACGCCCCTCGGATTCCAAACTGCGAAAGAACTCTACGACAGGTTCTGGGATGAGAAGAAGCGCGTACTGCGAGGGCGTATGGATACTACGGCAGTTCAAAAAGTAGCTGAATTGATGGCTGAAAGCATGTCCGAGCGGCAAGCGCTTTCAGTTCCGGTTTCAATACTGGACGAACATCACGAAGTCGTGGACTTTATGGCTTCCGAAAACATACTCGTGAAAGATGGCGCTCGGGTTTCGTTCTTCCACGAAAGCTTTTTTGACTACATATTCGCCCGTAGAATGGTTCATAACAACTTTGATGCGGTGCAATTCATCATTGAGCAGGGACAAAGCTTATTTGTGCGCTCGCAAATAAGGCAGGTTCTGCTGCATCAACGCGATGTCTATCCAGAAGATGCGCTGAATAATGCAGAGGCGATCCTGAACCATACCGACATACGTGTGCATTTGAAGGACATCGTGCTGGCGCTGCTCGGTTCGCTAAGCGACCCTACTGCAGACGATTGGTATATGGTTGAACAATTGCTTGACACTGAGTTGTCCGAGCGTGTTTGGAGAGCAGTAAATGGGTCTGCTGTATGGTTTGATGTTCTGGACTCAATAGGAACTTTACGGCTGTGGCTGACAAGCGACGATGAGCACTTGGTCAATCGGACGATATGGCTTCTCCAGTCGGTTCAAGAGAAGCGCGCAGACAGGGTTGCGAAACTGCTTTCGCCATTCCTCGGTGCCTCAGAGTCCTGGAATCAAAGGCTGAAAACACTGATTGTATATTCCGAGGTTGGCGCAAGTAGGGCCTTCTTCGAATTCGCGCTCGATACAATAGAAGCAGGCATTTTCGACGACTTACTCGGCCCCAATGGCGACAGTTTCGGTACTTGGTATCGAGCAAAACAACTGGCGAAAAACGAGCCGAAGATGGCCTGTGAGCTAGCCGCCGCCTTTTGCCGAAGGCTAGTGAAACTCTTGGAAACCACAGCAGACACTTGGACTTTTCTACATGCCGGGCAAGGGACAAGTGGTGAAGTTATGGAGGAGTTGGCAGTCTCCGTTCCAAAGATGTTCGTCGAATCTCTTCTTCCTTTCCTGAACGGAGTCCTTGACATCAGTGCCGACAAGAACGTAACCCCGCCATGGCGTGATCCAGTTTGGGCATCCGGTATAAGGACTAACGGGATGATGAAAGGGTTGGACAGCGGCTTTATATTGGCGATGGAGTCGTCTTTGCGCTGGCTTGCCAAGAACGAACCGGATGAGTTCCGCATGCGCGCTCAAGCGTTGCATGGCTCAGAATATGCGGCAGTTCACAACCTTCTGATGCGCGCATACGAAGCGGACGGCAGACTCTACGCCGATGAGTCAGTTCAGTATCTACTAGAAGACTTGCACGCCAGGATCAAAGCATCCCAATTGTCTTCGACTTCGGACAATGGGATTGAGTCGCTCATTGAGTCTGTGACACCTCATTGTTCGTCTAAGAATTTGACCGAACTGGAGCAAGCCATACTTGAATACTACCCTCAATATGAGCGAAAGTCTTTTGATCGCAGAGTCTGGGGCGCAAGCCAAATGCGATTGCTAGTATGTGTAGATTCATCTCGTGTCTCTGATACGGCGCGGCGTAGGTTGCAGGAACTTCATAGGAAGTTCGCAGAGTATTTGAAGGCCTCTCAGTACATAGATATTGAAGGAGGAGAAGTTCGGTCGCCAATCTCACATGAAGCCGCTCAAAAAATGAGCGACGATAACTGGCTGGGCGCGATGCATTGCTACTCTTCGGACAGAAGGTCCGGTACTGATGGAGATTGGCTGAAAGGCGGCGCGGTGGAGCTATCCAGGGAACTCGAAACGCAGGTGAAGGAAGCACCCGCTAGGTTTGCTCACCTCATCCATAGGATGCCCGACGATGCCAATGACAATTACTTCTATGCAATTTTGCAAGGAATTGCAGAATCAGACATTGGCTTAAGTGTGGAATTAGCAGTGTCAACGTGCTTGCGATGCGACAAGATTCCGGGCCGTCCGTTGGGACGCTGGATAACCCAACCACTAACTCGTTATTCTGATTCTATCTTGCCCCAAGAAGCGCTGGAGTTGATTGCGTGGTATGCGACGGAAGATACGGACCCAGACCCTACCCGTGTTTCTTCGACCAGAACCTATACCGTTGGTGGCCAACAGCAACTTCACTATGACCCAATTAACGTAGGAATCAACTCGGTAAGAGGCACCGCTGCCGGCACTGTGGCGAAGCTGATATTCCAAGATGAACACTATCTGTCGTTCTTCAAGCCTTATCTACGAACTATAGTGAACGATTCGTCAGATGCCGTAAGAGCGTGTGCAGCGGAGGCCTTATCGGGCACATTGAGGTATGACCGAAGCCTTGCAGTAGAATTGTTTCTAGAACTTTCTAAAGCGGATGAGCGTTTACTGGGAACTCCTTACTTTGAACGATTCTTAAGCTATGCAAAGCAAACGCACTTCACAGAACTGGAACCAATTTTTAAGCGAATGATAGATTCCAACTATGAAGAGGTTTCGATCGCTGGCGCGCGGCAGATATGCGTTGCTTCACTTTCGACGGAAGAGGCGATTCCGCTTGCGCGGCGGTGTGTATCCGGGTCTGCGCCGATGCGGGTAGGAGCGGCTGAAATCTATGCCGCCAATCTCAGAAACGGCGCGCTCAGAGCAGAATGTGAGGAGATTCTTGTCGGTCTGTTTTCGGACGACGACGGGGATGTGCGCGACAGGGCTTCACGATGTTTCATAGGGTTTGAGGGCAACGACCTGCGAGATTACTCCGACCTAGTCAAAGCGTACATAGGGAGTCCAGCCTTTGACCCTGGGTTTAATCCTCTCATCAACGCTTTGCGCGATACAACGGCGGATATGCCCAATGAAACCCTAATGGCGTGCGAGCGATACTTTCAATTGGCCGGGGAGCGCGCGGGTGATGTGAGCACCCGAGTGGCAGCGGATTCAAGCACCGTGATGAGCCTTATCATTCGCGTGTACAGCAAGGCGACGAATGATGAAGTGAAATCAAGATGCCTAGACTTAATAGACAAGGCGAAACTGCTTGGAGCTTATGGAGCAGATAGCGTCGAATCCACTTTTGACCGCTAGTGAAGAGAGTGCACAGTTGCTCTCACAGCGACACTATGTAACGGGTGCAACCTTGATCGGAATATGATTCCTACTCTGAGCTTTGCGCGACTATCCAGAGAGCAACAGAAAATGTAAGGCAGCGGCGGAAGCCAGTTTTCTGCCAAAGGCATGAGGCCAGTCACTGAATTACAAAGCGGCTCCCCTTATCGCATAGTCTCAACAAGAGCATCGAGGCGCACTAATTTTCAATAAGGGCTAGTCCTGGAATTGGACGGGAACCCTAATTTTGCCCACCCCTAGACTTCATATACAAAATTGACGTGATGCGTCACTATGTTCCGAGTCATAGTATTCGGGTGTACCACAATCCATCCGCGAAGTTCCCATTGGACGGCCAAGTATTCAAGGGTGTTCCACGGGCGAGCTTCAGTCGAATTACAGGCTCTTGGGTTTGGGAGTGTTAGGCCTAAGTAAGAGCCGTAGAGATGATGAGACGAATTTCGTTAATGGTGTAGCAAATGGCCACAGGAATTATGTTTGAATATGTCATAAATGGGAGACTGCCAAGCGCAATCCTCGCCACTTCAACCGATAGGATGAAAACGGCCTGATTAACGCTTGTAGCTTATTTGTGAAAGCGTCTCATATCCATGTAAATTATCACTGACATGCAGGTACTGATAATTGATACAATGGACAAGTGCGCGTTCTTCCTCGGAGCGCAAATTTCAGGACGGTTAGAATTTCACTTTGCAGGGCAACTCTACGCTGCGCGACACCCATACCCATATCGCGGTTCAGGCGCGCAATCTCACCAAGCGGTACGGCGAACTCACGGCGGTCAACGGCATCGACTTCGACATATACGAAGGCGAGTGCTTCGCCCTTCTAGGTCCCAACGGCGCAGGCAAGACATCGACCATGAAGATGCTCTCGTGCATCTCGCCGGTCAGCGAAGGCGAGCTGCTCGTTGACGGCAAGGATGTGCGCGGCGACCAGCGCAGTATCAAGTACACGCTCGGTGTCGTGTCGCAGGCGGACAGCCTCGACCCGGACCTGACAGTGCTGCAAAACCTGCTCACCTACGCTCGATACTTCAACATGCCCCGCGCGCTCGCATCGGAACGCGCTTGGGAATCGCTGGAGTTCTTCCAACTCGAAGAAAAGGCGCGCCAGACGATAGACCAGCTCTCCGGCGGCATGCGGCGCAGGCTGCTCATCGCGCGCGCGATGCTGCACAATCCGCGCATAATGGTGCTCGACGAGCCGACGACCGGGCTAGACCCGCAGGCGCGAATGCTGGTGTGGGAAAAGCTCGCCACGCTCAAATCGCAGGGCATCACCATCCTGCTGACCACGCACTACATGGACGAAGCGGCGCACCTGTGCGACCGTCTCGTCGTCATCGACCTTGGCAACATCCTGGTGGAAGGCACGCCGCGACAGCTCATCCGCGAGCATGTCGGCGATCAGGTCGTCGAGCTGCGTGTCAATCCGGTACACATGACAGGCATCGTGCAGCAGCTGACGGACGAAGGCGTGAAGTTCGAGTACGGCGGCGATTCGCTCTACTTCTACGGCGACAACGGCGCGGGATTAAGCGAAAACACCAGCCTGAACGGCTACGAAATGTTCCAGCGCCCCGGCAACTTGGAAGACCTATTCCTGCGACTAACCGGACGTGGATTGCGCGAGGGCTAGACAAAAGGAACTTCTTCCCGACTGCCCAACTGACTGATTACCCAACCGACCGACTGACTGA
The sequence above is drawn from the Chloroflexota bacterium genome and encodes:
- a CDS encoding NgoFVII family restriction endonuclease, translated to MPDIFDNLTPDSRLLKAIQTTLDVSSSADFCVGYFNLRGWKHIESQIDEWDGQTQQCRVLVGMQKIPFDQLRESLSLAGSQTVDTAGAAQLKRQVAEEFKEQLVTGVPTNDDEQALKRLAAQLRAKKVVVKLFLRHSLHAKLYLFHRPDPITSMVGYLGSSNLTFAGLSGQGELNVDVLDQDACNKLNRWFEDRWNDSFCIDITDELAQIIEDSWARVELIPPYHIYLKMAYHMSQEARAGLSEFNIPSDFGDRLFDFQTAAVKIAAHHLHRRNGVLIGDVVGLGKTLMATALARIFEDDFGLETLIICPKNLVSMWQDYAYEYRLRANVMSISQAIGQLPEMRRYRLVIIDESHNLRNRERKRYGAIQDYIRANDSKCILLSATPYNKTYHDLSNQLRLFVDDEEDIGIRPERLIRKMGGEVEFNALHQSPIRSLSAFDFSEYPDDWRDLMRLYMVRRTRSFIQKNYADIDPDNGRSYLTYENGEKSYFPVRRPVTVPFEIDGSRSSDQYARLYSKGVVDRINELRLARYGLGQYVDEATESSWGAADTRQIENLSRAGKRLMGFCRTNLFKRLESSGASFIQSVERHILRDFVYLHALDNDLPLPIGTQDATLLDTRFTDMDSILDDPDEDTDEEGQVEETNTDSWTVDGFRARAAAVYGEYTSRYRNRFNWLRPSLFHSSLRENLEHDTGQLLSLLQSHGKWDPEADAKLEALQKLLTETYADKKVLVFSQFADTVSYLGEHLEARGLKDMACATGDTNNPTALVHRFSPVSNEKNASPNDLRVLIATDMLSEGQNLQDCSVVVNYDLPWAIIRLIQRAGRVDRIGQKSEEILCHSFLPADGVERIIDLRGRVQRRLAENAEVVGTDEVFFEGDKPDDGDKVRDLYNERSGILDDEGELDSEVDLASHAYQIWKNAITEDPSLEEYIAKMPNVVFSSRHHTADERHPEGVLVFVRTGDGNDALAYINADGESITESQLEILSVAECEPDTPAFEHRDSHHNLVERGVKHLANEARRIGGQLGPRRGARYRVYTRLREHLTDIQGTFFAEPLDRALNDIYRYPLRQTATDSLNRQLQAGVDDSTLAELVRTLRDENMLCIIEENAQVAEPRIICSMGLFQETTGDADDD
- a CDS encoding ATP-binding protein, which translates into the protein MRIQRNEVMPLPGGASSKFGLEYELVWTVNCMLRVMQDDALSIRLEPPGEEGQGVEFAIETNYGVDYHQVKRQLGGVGHWSLASLTNEGVLQQFYQKLDDPSATCRFISTHTAHPLDELADRARQSVNYASFRIHFLASDQWANQFDTLHSRWGASGKEDTYQRLKRVFVHTIDEYDLRELAKSKIEAHVSGNSDNVLDVLSQFALTQTHQNLTPDAIWTHLHSRDFGRRVLGQDVADVMKELNETYLAGIQPVSIGGQTVQRSEVPQILTMFGSEESNNIVLLTGRAGVGKSSVIAQVLDKMNNRGESVLSIRLDRLEASATPRELGQALGLPESPVSVLANVAAGHNCLLIVDQLDAVSLASGRNSDFFDCINAMLREAKRHPNVWVLVACRKFDVDNDPRIRDLITAGGIAQEAPLAEFDELTVREVVAKLGIEPGRLSSKQIELLSLPVHLRLLAEVSSGESSTPLGFQTAKELYDRFWDEKKRVLRGRMDTTAVQKVAELMAESMSERQALSVPVSILDEHHEVVDFMASENILVKDGARVSFFHESFFDYIFARRMVHNNFDAVQFIIEQGQSLFVRSQIRQVLLHQRDVYPEDALNNAEAILNHTDIRVHLKDIVLALLGSLSDPTADDWYMVEQLLDTELSERVWRAVNGSAVWFDVLDSIGTLRLWLTSDDEHLVNRTIWLLQSVQEKRADRVAKLLSPFLGASESWNQRLKTLIVYSEVGASRAFFEFALDTIEAGIFDDLLGPNGDSFGTWYRAKQLAKNEPKMACELAAAFCRRLVKLLETTADTWTFLHAGQGTSGEVMEELAVSVPKMFVESLLPFLNGVLDISADKNVTPPWRDPVWASGIRTNGMMKGLDSGFILAMESSLRWLAKNEPDEFRMRAQALHGSEYAAVHNLLMRAYEADGRLYADESVQYLLEDLHARIKASQLSSTSDNGIESLIESVTPHCSSKNLTELEQAILEYYPQYERKSFDRRVWGASQMRLLVCVDSSRVSDTARRRLQELHRKFAEYLKASQYIDIEGGEVRSPISHEAAQKMSDDNWLGAMHCYSSDRRSGTDGDWLKGGAVELSRELETQVKEAPARFAHLIHRMPDDANDNYFYAILQGIAESDIGLSVELAVSTCLRCDKIPGRPLGRWITQPLTRYSDSILPQEALELIAWYATEDTDPDPTRVSSTRTYTVGGQQQLHYDPINVGINSVRGTAAGTVAKLIFQDEHYLSFFKPYLRTIVNDSSDAVRACAAEALSGTLRYDRSLAVELFLELSKADERLLGTPYFERFLSYAKQTHFTELEPIFKRMIDSNYEEVSIAGARQICVASLSTEEAIPLARRCVSGSAPMRVGAAEIYAANLRNGALRAECEEILVGLFSDDDGDVRDRASRCFIGFEGNDLRDYSDLVKAYIGSPAFDPGFNPLINALRDTTADMPNETLMACERYFQLAGERAGDVSTRVAADSSTVMSLIIRVYSKATNDEVKSRCLDLIDKAKLLGAYGADSVESTFDR
- a CDS encoding ABC transporter ATP-binding protein, with amino-acid sequence MRDTHTHIAVQARNLTKRYGELTAVNGIDFDIYEGECFALLGPNGAGKTSTMKMLSCISPVSEGELLVDGKDVRGDQRSIKYTLGVVSQADSLDPDLTVLQNLLTYARYFNMPRALASERAWESLEFFQLEEKARQTIDQLSGGMRRRLLIARAMLHNPRIMVLDEPTTGLDPQARMLVWEKLATLKSQGITILLTTHYMDEAAHLCDRLVVIDLGNILVEGTPRQLIREHVGDQVVELRVNPVHMTGIVQQLTDEGVKFEYGGDSLYFYGDNGAGLSENTSLNGYEMFQRPGNLEDLFLRLTGRGLREG